The Nocardia arthritidis genome has a window encoding:
- a CDS encoding DedA family protein encodes MPLAVGSLDPLLSAGPALVWTVVLTFVFLECAIVLGLFLPGDSMLITAGIVMASNASDERHVWALSLGTMVAAIAGNQVGYVIGQRTGHHIVARKNGRYINTRNLQRVAELLHKHGFLAVLVARWIPWVRTLCPTVAGAAGMDHRKFTIASTIGAVIWAPVLLLIGYYAGGFLERVPWLMPAVIGTLVVGLVIGTGLGIRHYRQEMRRPAEDFELGPTPTIERGGSARTCEAEG; translated from the coding sequence TCGGCCGGGCCCGCGCTCGTCTGGACGGTGGTGCTGACCTTCGTCTTCCTGGAATGCGCGATCGTGCTCGGCCTGTTCCTGCCCGGCGATTCGATGCTCATCACCGCCGGAATCGTGATGGCCTCCAACGCATCCGATGAGCGGCACGTCTGGGCGCTCTCGCTCGGCACGATGGTCGCCGCGATCGCGGGCAATCAGGTCGGCTACGTCATCGGGCAGCGCACCGGTCATCACATCGTCGCGCGCAAGAACGGCCGCTATATCAACACCAGGAATCTGCAGCGGGTCGCGGAGTTGCTGCACAAGCACGGCTTCCTGGCGGTGCTGGTCGCGCGCTGGATTCCGTGGGTGCGCACGCTGTGCCCGACGGTGGCCGGCGCCGCGGGGATGGACCATCGCAAGTTCACCATCGCCAGCACCATTGGCGCGGTCATCTGGGCGCCGGTGCTACTGCTCATCGGCTACTACGCGGGCGGTTTCCTGGAGCGGGTGCCGTGGCTGATGCCCGCGGTGATCGGCACGCTGGTGGTCGGCCTGGTCATCGGCACCGGGCTCGGCATTCGGCACTACCGGCAGGAGATGCGCAGGCCCGCCGAGGACTTCGAGCTCGGGCCGACGCCGACCATCGAACGCGGCGGGTCGGCCCGGACCTGCGAGGCAGAGGGATAG